The following are encoded together in the Brassica napus cultivar Da-Ae chromosome A9, Da-Ae, whole genome shotgun sequence genome:
- the LOC106450838 gene encoding AT-hook motif nuclear-localized protein 5-like → MDGREAMSFPSHYYLPRGAFTNLSPSQVASGLHAPPPGMRPMPSPNVHHPQANNPGPHFPMADHRHSDFGHSIHMGMASSAAVQPPPLPQQPPPPPMEQPLVKKKRGRPRKYAPDGRVSLGLSPVPCSSAGSNKAKDSSAMTDPNAPKRARGRPPGTGRKQRLANLGEWMNTSAGFAFAPHVISVGAGEDIVSKVMSFSQQRPRALCIMSGTGTVSSVTLRQPATTEPSLTYEGRFEILSLGGSYLVNEEGGSKSRTGGLSVSLSGPEGHVIGGGIGMLIAASLVQVVACSFVYGGVPKSNNNNNKTIKQEGEPKEEHNDSEMETTPTNPEAAAEQVAQQTPQNFSGQGMSGWPGSGEGSVSGSGRSLDSSRNLLTDIDLTRG, encoded by the exons ATGGACGGGAGAGAAGCAATGTCATTTCCTTCTCACTACTATCTTCCAAGAGGAGCCTTCACGAATCTCTCACCTTCCCAGGTCGCGAGTGGACTCCACGCGCCGCCGCCGGGAATGAGGCCGATGCCTAGCCCCAACGTCCACCACCCTCAGGCTAACAATCCGGGGCCTCATTTCCCCATGGCCGACCACAGACACTCTGATTTCGGACACAGCATTCACATGGGGATGGCTTCTTCTGCGGCGGTGCAGCCGCCTCCTCTGCCGCAGCAGCCGCCACCGCCTCCGATGGAGCAGCCGTTGGTTAAGAAGAAACGTGGAAGGCCGAGGAAGTATGCTCCTGATGGACGAGTCTCTTTAGGGCTTTCTCCTGTGCCTTGTTCTTCTGCTGGTAGTAATAAAGCTAAGGACTCTTCTGCAATGACTGATCCAAATGCTCCTAAGCGAGCCAGAGGTCGACCTCCTGGAACTGGAAGGAAGCAACGACTGGCTAATCTTG GTGAGTGGATGAACACTTCAGCTGGATTTGCTTTTGCACCTCATGTCATCAGTGTTGGAGCAGGAGAA GATATTGTTTCAAAAGTAATGTCATTTTCACAGCAAAGACCACGAGCTCTTTGTATAATGTCAGGCACTGGAACAGTTTCTTCAGTCACTCTACGTCAACCCGCTACAACAGAGCCTTCTTTGACATATGAG gGACGTTTTGAGATACTAAGTTTAGGTGGATCTTATTTGGTGAATGAAGAAGGTGGATCCAAAAGTCGAACCGGCGGTTTGAGTGTGTCCCTTTCTGGTCCTGAAGGTCATGTTATTGGCGGTGGGATTGGAATGCTTATCGCAGCCAGCCTCGTTCAG GTGGTGGCTTGTAGTTTTGTATATGGTGGAGTCCCAAAGtctaataataacaataacaaGACCATCAAACAAGAAGGTGAACCAAAGGAAGAGCACAACGATAGTGAAATGGAGACAACACCGACTAATCCAGAAGCAGCAGCAGAACAGGTGGCTCAGCAGACGCCACAGAACTTCTCAGGTCAGGGAATGAGTGGATGGCCCGGTTCAGGGGAAGGTTCAGTCTCAGGCTCAGGCAGATCACTTGACTCTAGCAGAAACCTACTCACTGATATTGACTTGACTCGCGGATGA